A region from the Lolium perenne isolate Kyuss_39 chromosome 4, Kyuss_2.0, whole genome shotgun sequence genome encodes:
- the LOC127331588 gene encoding uncharacterized protein, translated as MPLRHPSSSIPPGCSTSPHPRIPAAPNRPVTPLPPDSEESGRRRGCCFLRDGRILKDPPRLAVGAWSSQVLHPPDQAHHQKFGPDVLSASVEEKEEVPVEEWKTCVFAITLGMPVALLLLVNMCWRAITAALALVLLDFKNVRSCLENITNQLLLLQVYICLSAVELNLRSHTHCCGVFITVDGFSKTSTPSTFWEFMPSWSPMRASTADRVVILLLGILFLSSVASDIPTVLLLGARVAASAVRSPPRVETNMWLLLAWVSSVAGSLSLLGSAANLIPGRGMCPLSTFILFNGCGFLGKLSLTQQKLRSAPASMTCKLRPLIISYLQNSTRQRIREKMMVVECTIDWP; from the exons ATGCCGCTGCGCCACCCATCTTCCTCAATCCCACCCGGCTGCTCTACTTCCCCTCATCCCCGTATTCCCGCCGCCCCCAACCGCCCCGTCACACCCTTGCCCCCCGACAGCGAGGAATCGGGGCGACGCCGGGGATGCTGCTTCCTTCGGGACGGGAGGATCCTCAAAGACCCGCCGCGTCTTGCAGTGGGGGCATGGAGCTCGCAAGTCCTCCACCCCCCAGATCAAGCGCATCATCAG AAATTCGGGCCCGATGTGCTCAGTGCCTCagtggaggagaaggaggaggtgcCCGTGGAGGAGTGGAAGACgtgcgtgttcgccatcaccttGGGCATGCCGGTTGCCCTGCTGCTGCTGGTCAACATGTGCTGGAGGGCCATTACCGCCGCCCTCGCGCTCGTCCTCCTCGACTTCAAGAATGTCCGATCATGCCTCGAGAACATAACTAACCAATTGCTTCTGCTTCAGGTGTATATCTGTCTGTCTGCAGTTGAATTGAATTTGAG GTCTCATACCCACTGCTGCGGGGTGTTCATCACCGTCGATGGCTTCAGTAAGACCAGCACTCCCAGCACATTCTGGGAGTTCATGCCTTCATGGAGCCCTATGCGCGCATCAACAGCTGACCGGGTAGTCATCCTTTTGTTGGGGATCCTTTTCCTCTCTAGCGTGGCGTCGGATATCCCTACTG TCCTACTACTCGGTGCGCGGGTGGCAGCCTCGGCAGTGCGATCTCCCCCCAGAGTGGAGACCAACATGTGGCTGCTCCTGGCCTGGGTGAGCTCGGTGGCTGGCAGCCTCTCACTTCTGGGCTCGGCGGCCAACCTAATCCCGGGTCGAG GCATGTGTCCATTGAGTacatttatattgttcaatggctGTGGTTTTTTGGGCAAACTTTCACTAACGCAGCAGAAGTTAAGGTCTGCCCCAGCTTCCATGACCTGCAAGCTCCGCCCACTAATTATCAG CTATCTGCAGAATTCAACAAGGCAGAGAATCAGAGAGAAAATGATGGTTGTTGAATGTACAATTGATTGGCCTTGA